Proteins from a genomic interval of Gossypium hirsutum isolate 1008001.06 chromosome A09, Gossypium_hirsutum_v2.1, whole genome shotgun sequence:
- the LOC107888622 gene encoding transcription factor PRE5, with product MSSRRSRQSAAGVSRISDDQIIELVSKLRQLLPEIRDRRSDKVSASKVLQETCNYIRSLHREVDDLSERLSQLLATIDADSAEAAIIRSLIM from the exons ATGTCTAGCAGAAGGTCGAGACAGTCAGCAGCAGGTGTTTCGAGGATTTCAGATGATCAAATCATTGAACTTGTCTCAAAGTTACGACAGCTTCTGCCTGAGATTCGGGATAGGCGATCTGATAAG GTATCAGCATCCAAGGTCTTACAAGAGACTTGCAATTACATTAGAAGCTTGCATAGGGAGGTGGACGACCTAAGTGAACGGCTCTCACAGTTGTTGGCCACCATTGATGCTGATAGTGCCGAGGCTGCTATTATTAGGagtttaattatgtaa
- the LOC107888621 gene encoding binding partner of ACD11 1 isoform X2, whose amino-acid sequence MFKTMYPGGYTAEITSLSPRATEKDLCDFFAYCGAIEHIEIIRCGEYACTAYVTFKDAYSLETAVLLSGATIGDQSVCISKWGSYGDDSYPWDSSTWKTEEDTSSSVTHMHPFVSSPGEAVTVVKTMLAKGYVLGKDALIKAKDLDESYRVSATAAAKVAELSNRIGLTDKINTSMETVKSVDEKYHVSDITKAVATVTGTAVVTAASFTGRTAVAATNAVVNSSYFAKGALWVSGLLNRAAEAAADLGKHGNKQTHT is encoded by the exons Atg TTTAAGACAATGTACCCTGGAGGTTACACGGCTGAAATTACGAGCTTATCTCCAAGAGCTACCGAGAAGGATCTTTGTGACTTTTTCGCATACTGTGGTGCAATTGAGCATATTGAAATTATCAG ATGTGGTGAATATGCATGTACGGCTTATGTGACATTTAAAGATGCCTATTCACTCGAAACTGCTGTCTTACTCAGT GGAGCTACAATTGGTGATCAGTCCGTATGCATATCAAAGTGGGGTTCGTATGGTGATGATTCATATCCTTGGGATAGTTCTACATGGAAGACTGAAGAGGATACTAGCTCATCG GTTACTCATATGCACCCATTTGTTTCTAGTCCTGGAGAAGCGGTGACTGTTGTCAAAACAATGCTAGCCAAGGGATATGTTTTAGGCAAAGATGCTCTTATCAAGGCCAAAGACTTAGACGAGTCCTATCGGGTCTCGGCTACTGCAGCAGCTAAAGTTGCTGAGCTTAGCAATAGAATCGGCCTCACTGATAAGATTAACACTAGCATGGAAACTGTAAAATCAGTGGACGAGAAGTATCATGTTTCGGATATCACCAAAGCAGTTGCAACAGTTACCGGGACTGCAGTGGTAACAGCTGCAAGTTTTACAGGGAGAACCGCTGTAGCAGCTACCAACGCCGTAGTCAATAGCAGCTATTTTGCCAAGGGAGCACTTTGGGTTTCGGGCTTGTTGAACCGTGCAGCTGAAGCGGCCGCTGATCTGGGTAAACATGGAAACAAACAAACACACACCTAG
- the LOC107888621 gene encoding binding partner of ACD11 1 isoform X1, translated as MYPGGYTAEITSLSPRATEKDLCDFFAYCGAIEHIEIIRCGEYACTAYVTFKDAYSLETAVLLSGATIGDQSVCISKWGSYGDDSYPWDSSTWKTEEDTSSSVTHMHPFVSSPGEAVTVVKTMLAKGYVLGKDALIKAKDLDESYRVSATAAAKVAELSNRIGLTDKINTSMETVKSVDEKYHVSDITKAVATVTGTAVVTAASFTGRTAVAATNAVVNSSYFAKGALWVSGLLNRAAEAAADLGKHGNKQTHT; from the exons ATGTACCCTGGAGGTTACACGGCTGAAATTACGAGCTTATCTCCAAGAGCTACCGAGAAGGATCTTTGTGACTTTTTCGCATACTGTGGTGCAATTGAGCATATTGAAATTATCAG ATGTGGTGAATATGCATGTACGGCTTATGTGACATTTAAAGATGCCTATTCACTCGAAACTGCTGTCTTACTCAGT GGAGCTACAATTGGTGATCAGTCCGTATGCATATCAAAGTGGGGTTCGTATGGTGATGATTCATATCCTTGGGATAGTTCTACATGGAAGACTGAAGAGGATACTAGCTCATCG GTTACTCATATGCACCCATTTGTTTCTAGTCCTGGAGAAGCGGTGACTGTTGTCAAAACAATGCTAGCCAAGGGATATGTTTTAGGCAAAGATGCTCTTATCAAGGCCAAAGACTTAGACGAGTCCTATCGGGTCTCGGCTACTGCAGCAGCTAAAGTTGCTGAGCTTAGCAATAGAATCGGCCTCACTGATAAGATTAACACTAGCATGGAAACTGTAAAATCAGTGGACGAGAAGTATCATGTTTCGGATATCACCAAAGCAGTTGCAACAGTTACCGGGACTGCAGTGGTAACAGCTGCAAGTTTTACAGGGAGAACCGCTGTAGCAGCTACCAACGCCGTAGTCAATAGCAGCTATTTTGCCAAGGGAGCACTTTGGGTTTCGGGCTTGTTGAACCGTGCAGCTGAAGCGGCCGCTGATCTGGGTAAACATGGAAACAAACAAACACACACCTAG
- the LOC121206496 gene encoding uncharacterized protein At3g28850 — protein MGCASSRQKRCWHCRAPYSPVPRSYTMHVHHPAQHRGDSYHVVALTSTTLGNLKIESSHQSNGNNTLNVAAFNGNLENNGNVKEKKEQQSKGLSMIEAEVWSKMIEDKIPKVIPKTPIATPPGEPETINTWELMAGLEDLSPRPPSHIRSFSNGTVSQKPLWVQFEEEEEDQKSDSVITDFDPEIISSFRKTLEQLPSTNPFHLRLKKDKLVLYFTSLRGVRKTYEDCCHIRLILKTLGVRIDERDVSMHSGFKDELKELMGEQGCGGLPKVFIGKKYIGGADEIRQMHEEGTLMKAIEGCEMMDDDDIGPCEACGDIRFVPCETCSGSCKVYYEDDDENEDGVELEHEDGGEGDYGFQRCPDCNENGLIRCPICCY, from the coding sequence aTGGGTTGTGCAAGTTCCAGGCAAAAACGATGCTGGCATTGCCGAGCACCGTATTCACCTGTTCCAAGAAGCTACACAATGCATGTTCATCACCCAGCACAACACAGAGGCGATAGCTACCATGTCGTAGCATTAACATCCACCACATTAGGTAACTTAAAGATAGAATCAAGCCACCAAAGCAATGGCAACAACACCTTAAATGTTGCAGCCTTCAATGGCAATCTCGAAAACAATGGGAATGTGAAGGAAAAGAAGGAACAACAAAGTAAAGGTTTGTCCATGATTGAAGCTGAAGTTTGGTCCAAAATGATTGAAGATAAGATCCCAAAAGTTATCCCCAAAACACCTATTGCAACTCCCCCCGGTGAGCCTGAAACAATTAACACATGGGAATTAATGGCTGGCCTTGAAGACCTTAGTCCTCGTCCTCCATCTCATATTAGAAGCTTTTCAAATGGCACAGTGTCTCAAAAGCCATTATGGGTTcaatttgaagaagaagaagaagatcaaaaATCAGATTCAGTAATCACAGATTTCGATCCTGAAATCATTTCTAGCTTTAGGAAAACACTTGAACAACTCCCTTCTACTAACCCTTTTCATCTCAGGCTTAAAAAAGACAAACTTGTTTTATATTTCACAAGTTTAAGAGGTGTTAGAAAGACATACGAGGATTGTTGTCATATTAGGTTAATCCTTAAAACCTTAGGTGTTCGTATCGATGAACGTGATGTTTCAATGCATTCAGGGTTCAAAgatgaattaaaagagttaatgGGGGAACAAGGGTGTGGTGGATTGCCAAAGGTTTTTATTGGGAAAAAATACATCGGTGGAGCTGATGAAATAAGGCAAATGCATGAAGAAGGTACACTAATGAAAGCCATTGAAGGGTGTGAAATGATGGATGATGATGATATTGGACCATGTGAAGCTTGTGGTGATATCAGGTTCGTGCCATGTGAGACTTGTTCAGGCAGTTGTAAAGTGTActatgaagatgatgatgaaaatGAAGATGGTGTGGAATTAGAACATGAAGATGGTGGAGAAGGTGACTATGGATTCCAAAGGTGTCCGGACTGTAACGAAAACGGACTTATCCGATGTCCGATTTGTTGTTACTAA